GAGCAAAATGGGGCGGGCGGTCGGATGGCGGTATTCGGCCGCCCCTGTCGTTTCCCTATGTCCCTTGGCCGGGCAAAGCGGTGTCATTGATGGCGTCGCGGGGGTGCCGCGCGGGAAGGGAGGCTGCCGCCTTCGCAAGGTCGGGGCCGGGCCGGTGTCGTTTACAGCCGGGGAAGGGCCGGGTCGGATACGCGGGATGGATTTGGCCGGGGCCGGGCGGGCTGAAGAAAAGCCGGGACGCGGCGGGCAAAAAGATTCGCCCTTTTCCGCGCTTTTTCCGGTGACCGGAGTTCTCCCCGTGGGGCGCCCGCCTGGGCTTGGGGAACGTTCGCGCGTCTGGGCGAATCAGGGGGCGCTCAGTCGCCCGTTATGCGGGATGGAATTAACGTCTGCTACCCTCCGTTGCCGGTTGCGCCACTCTGCAGGGGGCCTTCCCCGGCATTGATTCCTTTCTAGTCCGGCCATAGGCCGCTGTAAAGAAAAATGAGTCCCCGCGATTTCGACGGTTTATGGACATTCGCCTGACGTTTTCGCGACAGCCCCTTTTTTCTACCAGATGGCCCACAACACAAGGGCGGAGGCGGCCCCGGCCAGGGCGTCGTCGATCATGACGCCGTAGCCGCCGGGCAGCCAGCGTTCCGACTGGCGGATGGGCGGCGGCTTGGTCATGTCCAGGATGCGGAACAGCACAAAGGCGAGAAGTATGGCCCATGGCTCGGCCGCGGACAGGGGCAAAAGGGCCATCCATTGCCCGAGCACCTCGTCGATGACCACGGGCCCCGGGTCTTTGCGCCCAAGGAGGGTCTCGGCCCGGGAGGCGGCCATGGCCCCCAGGACGAAGACCAGGGCCAGAACCAGGAGTCGGCCTGCCGGACCAAGGGGCAAAAAGACCCATGGGGCGGCCAGGGCGGCCACGGCGGACCCGGCCGTGCCCGGCACGACAGGGAACCTGCCCACGGGCCCCAGGGTGGCCGTCCACAGGGCGAGGCGATCCGATACCGACATGGGGGGGGTGGTGGAGGTCATGGACAAGGGGTA
Above is a genomic segment from Desulfolutivibrio sulfodismutans DSM 3696 containing:
- a CDS encoding phosphatidylglycerophosphatase A family protein, which gives rise to MTSTTPPMSVSDRLALWTATLGPVGRFPVVPGTAGSAVAALAAPWVFLPLGPAGRLLVLALVFVLGAMAASRAETLLGRKDPGPVVIDEVLGQWMALLPLSAAEPWAILLAFVLFRILDMTKPPPIRQSERWLPGGYGVMIDDALAGAASALVLWAIW